The bacterium genome has a segment encoding these proteins:
- a CDS encoding TetR/AcrR family transcriptional regulator has protein sequence MAHQAERPRRMTGEQRREQLLTVASRLFAERGFARTTTRQIARAAGVSEGAMYRHFRGKEDLLLTFVRRAVVRSADDLLAGLGDVPPDDWVRAFLRDRLELAGRNRTLLKVVIGEALFDQRFAREYFRTVVEPVLGLIEGEIARRVANGDFRPVDPALAARSLLGLFVSTLLWGALFERAGARVPGADGVEELAGLFLDGVRGCRPRGTRDKGGR, from the coding sequence GTGAGCAGCGGCGAGAGCAGCTGCTCACCGTCGCGTCGCGGCTGTTCGCGGAGCGCGGCTTCGCGCGGACCACGACGCGGCAGATCGCGCGGGCGGCCGGGGTCTCCGAGGGGGCGATGTACCGCCACTTCCGCGGCAAGGAGGACCTCCTGCTGACGTTCGTGCGCCGCGCGGTCGTCCGCTCGGCCGACGACCTGCTCGCGGGTCTCGGAGACGTGCCGCCTGACGACTGGGTGCGGGCGTTCCTGCGCGACCGCCTCGAGCTGGCCGGCCGCAACCGGACCCTGCTGAAGGTGGTGATCGGCGAGGCGCTGTTCGATCAGCGCTTCGCGCGCGAGTACTTCCGGACGGTGGTGGAGCCGGTGCTGGGGCTGATAGAGGGGGAGATCGCGCGCCGCGTCGCCAACGGCGACTTCCGCCCCGTCGACCCGGCGCTGGCGGCCCGCTCGCTGCTGGGGCTGTTCGTCTCGACGCTGCTCTGGGGCGCGCTGTTCGAGCGCGCGGGCGCGCGTGTTCCCGGCGCCGACGGCGTGGAGGAGTTGGCCGGGTTGTTCCTGGACGGGGTGCGCGGCTGCCGGCCGCGCGGGACCCGCGACAAAGGAGGTCGCTGA